A stretch of the Medicago truncatula cultivar Jemalong A17 chromosome 5, MtrunA17r5.0-ANR, whole genome shotgun sequence genome encodes the following:
- the LOC11407419 gene encoding carbonic anhydrase 2 isoform X2 — MAGETFEDSIATLTRLLKEKAELGDIAAVKIKELTAELEANGSKPFNPDERIRSGFVSFKTEKFLKNPELYGELAKGQSPKFMVFACSDSRVCPSHILDFQPGEAFVVRNIANMVPPFDKTKYSGAGAAIEYAVLHLKVENIVVIGHSCCGGIKGLMSIPDDGTTASDFIEQWVQICNPARSKVKLETSSLSFAEQCTNCEKEAVNVSLGNLLTYPFVRDGVVKKSLALKGAHYNFVNGTFELWDLNFNLLPSVSI, encoded by the exons ATGGCTGGAGAAACATTCGAGGATTCCATCGCAACTCTGACCAGACTTCTCAA ggAGAAAGCTGAGCTTGGTGATATCGCCGCCGTGAAGATCAAGGAGCTGACGGCGGAGTTAGAGGCCAACGGTTCAAAGCCGTTTAACCCGGATGAGAGGATCCGATCCGGGTTTGTTAGTTTCAAGACTGAGAAATTCTT GAAGAATCCTGAGCTGTACGGTGAACTTGCCAAAGGCCAGAGCCCAAAG TTTATGGTGTTTGCTTGCTCAGATTCTAGAGTATGCCCTTCCCACATTTTGGATTTCCAACCGGGTGAAGCCTTTGTGGTCCGTAACATCGCCAACATGGTTCCACCATTTGATAAG ACCAAGTATTCGGGAGCAGGGGCAGCCATTGAATATGCGGTCTTACATTTAAAG GTGGAGAATATTGTAGTTATTGGACACAGCTGCTGTGGAGGCATAAAGGGGCTCATGTCTATCCCAGATGATGGGACCACCGCAAG TGATTTCATTGAGCAATGGGTCCAAATATGTAATCCAGCAAGGTCCAAGGTTAAATTAGAAACAAGTAGCTTAAGCTTTGCAGAGCAGTGCACAAACTGTGAAAAG GAAGCTGTGAATGTATCGCTTGGGAACTTATTGACTTATCCATTTGTGAGAGATGGTGTTGTGAAGAAAAGCCTTGCTTTGAAAGGAGCACATTACAATTTTGTTAATGGCACATTTGAGCTGTGGGATTTGAATTTCAACCTTTTACCCTCTGTATCCATTTAA
- the LOC11407419 gene encoding carbonic anhydrase 2 isoform X1, with product MAGAFKKCMMLCCTSKIVSKEDMAGETFEDSIATLTRLLKEKAELGDIAAVKIKELTAELEANGSKPFNPDERIRSGFVSFKTEKFLKNPELYGELAKGQSPKFMVFACSDSRVCPSHILDFQPGEAFVVRNIANMVPPFDKTKYSGAGAAIEYAVLHLKVENIVVIGHSCCGGIKGLMSIPDDGTTASDFIEQWVQICNPARSKVKLETSSLSFAEQCTNCEKEAVNVSLGNLLTYPFVRDGVVKKSLALKGAHYNFVNGTFELWDLNFNLLPSVSI from the exons ATGGCTGGGGCATTCAAAAAGTGCATGATGCTGTGTTGCACAAGCAAGATTGTCTCG AAGGAAGACATGGCTGGAGAAACATTCGAGGATTCCATCGCAACTCTGACCAGACTTCTCAA ggAGAAAGCTGAGCTTGGTGATATCGCCGCCGTGAAGATCAAGGAGCTGACGGCGGAGTTAGAGGCCAACGGTTCAAAGCCGTTTAACCCGGATGAGAGGATCCGATCCGGGTTTGTTAGTTTCAAGACTGAGAAATTCTT GAAGAATCCTGAGCTGTACGGTGAACTTGCCAAAGGCCAGAGCCCAAAG TTTATGGTGTTTGCTTGCTCAGATTCTAGAGTATGCCCTTCCCACATTTTGGATTTCCAACCGGGTGAAGCCTTTGTGGTCCGTAACATCGCCAACATGGTTCCACCATTTGATAAG ACCAAGTATTCGGGAGCAGGGGCAGCCATTGAATATGCGGTCTTACATTTAAAG GTGGAGAATATTGTAGTTATTGGACACAGCTGCTGTGGAGGCATAAAGGGGCTCATGTCTATCCCAGATGATGGGACCACCGCAAG TGATTTCATTGAGCAATGGGTCCAAATATGTAATCCAGCAAGGTCCAAGGTTAAATTAGAAACAAGTAGCTTAAGCTTTGCAGAGCAGTGCACAAACTGTGAAAAG GAAGCTGTGAATGTATCGCTTGGGAACTTATTGACTTATCCATTTGTGAGAGATGGTGTTGTGAAGAAAAGCCTTGCTTTGAAAGGAGCACATTACAATTTTGTTAATGGCACATTTGAGCTGTGGGATTTGAATTTCAACCTTTTACCCTCTGTATCCATTTAA